One window of the bacterium genome contains the following:
- a CDS encoding nuclear transport factor 2 family protein: MSHPDVQLPGRFTPQQAADLAEIQQRIFFYGWCIDHRRFDDLDGVFLPDSVIHYDTDGGSKGPWTEMKPWLTKLSVFRCTQHNMCNPMVRFDESGDRAWSTTYGYLMHMQETTSGEKSVMKHSAIYRDEWRRIDGEWKILARTLSDVGVEGTVHFDGVVGYDAPVSW; the protein is encoded by the coding sequence ATGAGCCACCCCGACGTTCAGCTCCCCGGCCGCTTCACCCCGCAGCAGGCCGCCGATCTCGCCGAGATCCAGCAACGGATCTTCTTCTACGGCTGGTGCATCGACCACCGCCGCTTCGACGATCTCGACGGCGTCTTCCTGCCCGACTCCGTCATCCACTACGACACCGACGGCGGCAGCAAGGGCCCCTGGACCGAGATGAAGCCCTGGCTCACCAAGCTGTCGGTCTTTCGCTGTACGCAACACAACATGTGCAACCCGATGGTGCGCTTCGACGAGAGCGGCGACCGAGCCTGGTCGACGACCTACGGCTACCTGATGCACATGCAGGAGACGACGAGCGGCGAGAAGAGCGTGATGAAGCACTCGGCGATCTACCGCGACGAATGGCGGCGCATCGACGGCGAGTGGAAGATTCTCGCGCGAACGCTCTCGGACGTGGGCGTCGAGGGCACCGTCCACTTCGACGGCGTCGTCGGCTACGACGCGCCCGTCTCGTGGTAG
- a CDS encoding SGNH/GDSL hydrolase family protein — MLKKILLAVLALAVLVVGGGALYLFVRGDAMNEPDFWASEIEAFEAADATAPPEPGRILFTGSSSIRLWKTLERDMAPMQVLNRGFGGAHMSHVVHFADRVITPYAPRALVIYVGDNDIGAGKTPETVVSDFQALVAHVRADQPALPIYYITIKPSRLRWDLWPLMDETNDRIARIADADPRMTVLDIGAPMLDVGDGDAPPADLFWIDGLHLTEKGYALWTEVVQPRLLADLGAG, encoded by the coding sequence ATGCTCAAGAAGATCCTGCTCGCCGTGCTCGCGCTCGCTGTCCTCGTGGTCGGGGGTGGCGCCCTCTATCTCTTCGTGCGCGGCGACGCGATGAACGAGCCGGACTTCTGGGCGTCCGAGATCGAGGCCTTCGAAGCCGCGGATGCGACCGCCCCGCCCGAGCCCGGACGGATCCTCTTCACCGGCAGCTCGAGCATCCGTCTCTGGAAGACCCTCGAGCGGGACATGGCGCCGATGCAGGTCCTCAATCGAGGCTTCGGCGGCGCGCACATGTCCCACGTCGTCCACTTCGCCGACCGCGTGATCACGCCCTACGCGCCCCGCGCCCTCGTGATCTACGTCGGCGACAACGACATCGGCGCCGGCAAGACACCGGAGACGGTCGTCTCCGACTTCCAGGCGCTGGTCGCCCACGTCCGCGCCGACCAGCCCGCGCTGCCGATCTACTACATCACCATCAAACCCTCGCGGCTGCGCTGGGACCTGTGGCCTCTGATGGACGAGACGAACGATCGGATCGCGCGGATCGCGGACGCCGACCCGCGGATGACCGTGCTGGACATCGGCGCGCCGATGCTCGACGTCGGCGATGGAGACGCTCCGCCCGCCGATCTCTTCTGGATCGACGGGCTCCACCTCACCGAGAAGGGCTACGCCCTCTGGACCGAGGTCGTTCAGCCGCGGCTGCTCGCCGATCTCGGCGCCGGCTGA
- a CDS encoding LysR substrate-binding domain-containing protein has translation MLADLAALGRAASGREGPLRLSTLESFSANWLVPNLPDFHARHPEIEIELEATLRYADLERDEADVAIRFGVGPWGDLHAEPIVDLAFFPVCAPTLLEADPPFRTAGDVARFPWIHVEQVPNAWRDWCRHAGCRDLAPPSELHFDHVGIALSAAASGQGIALSSPVLAGPALARGELVAPLDLACPSRATYCLVCKTEALDDPRITALRDWLVDALEAG, from the coding sequence ATCCTCGCTGACCTCGCCGCGCTCGGACGCGCCGCCAGCGGTCGCGAGGGGCCGCTCCGTCTGAGCACCCTCGAATCGTTCAGCGCGAACTGGCTGGTCCCGAACCTCCCGGACTTTCACGCGCGCCATCCCGAGATCGAGATCGAGCTCGAAGCGACACTTCGCTATGCGGATCTCGAACGCGACGAGGCCGACGTCGCGATCCGCTTCGGCGTCGGTCCCTGGGGCGACCTCCACGCGGAACCGATCGTCGACCTCGCCTTCTTCCCGGTCTGCGCCCCGACCCTGCTCGAGGCCGATCCACCCTTCCGAACGGCTGGCGACGTGGCCCGTTTTCCCTGGATCCACGTCGAGCAGGTCCCGAACGCGTGGCGGGACTGGTGTCGACACGCCGGCTGCCGCGACCTGGCGCCTCCGAGCGAGCTCCACTTCGATCACGTGGGCATCGCCCTGAGCGCCGCCGCCTCCGGCCAGGGGATCGCCCTCTCGTCCCCCGTGCTCGCGGGCCCGGCCCTTGCTCGCGGGGAGCTCGTCGCCCCCCTCGACCTCGCCTGTCCGTCCCGCGCGACCTACTGCCTCGTGTGCAAGACGGAGGCCCTCGACGACCCTCGGATCACCGCCCTCCGCGACTGGCTGGTCGACGCGCTCGAGGCGGGCTGA
- a CDS encoding SDR family oxidoreductase, with protein MKTIAITGAASGIGAATAALLAREGHKTIGIDLNPAEGCSESFTADLASPDGRQAAIAGILERCDGKLDGLVPCAGLSGLPDRPGSLLVSLNFFGTIQLIEGLHDALAASGEASVVGLCSNSTTTAPNPPIELVEALIAGDETAARAVGDKTGSIAAYPATKMALARWLRARAVKEEWIGRGINLNAVAPGKTMTAMVEEGMNDPILGQHMDKFPMPIGRNGKPEEIAELIGFLLSDKARFIVGSIFFVDGGTDALLRADDFPSPWIIQG; from the coding sequence ATGAAGACGATCGCGATCACCGGCGCCGCCAGCGGGATCGGCGCGGCCACGGCCGCTCTGCTCGCCCGCGAAGGCCACAAGACCATCGGCATCGACCTGAACCCCGCCGAGGGCTGCAGCGAGTCCTTCACCGCCGATCTCGCGAGCCCGGATGGCCGTCAGGCCGCGATCGCCGGGATCCTCGAGCGATGCGACGGAAAGCTCGACGGCCTGGTGCCCTGCGCCGGACTCTCGGGCCTTCCGGATCGCCCGGGCAGCCTCCTCGTGAGCCTCAACTTCTTCGGCACGATCCAGCTGATCGAGGGCCTCCACGACGCCCTCGCCGCGAGCGGAGAGGCGTCGGTCGTCGGCCTCTGCTCGAACTCGACGACCACCGCGCCCAACCCGCCGATCGAGCTCGTCGAAGCGCTGATCGCGGGAGACGAGACGGCGGCCCGCGCGGTCGGCGACAAGACCGGCTCGATCGCGGCCTACCCGGCGACGAAGATGGCGCTGGCCCGCTGGCTGCGCGCCCGTGCGGTCAAGGAGGAGTGGATCGGGCGGGGCATCAACCTGAACGCGGTCGCGCCGGGCAAGACGATGACGGCGATGGTCGAAGAAGGAATGAACGACCCCATCCTGGGCCAACACATGGACAAGTTCCCGATGCCGATCGGTCGGAACGGGAAGCCGGAGGAGATCGCGGAGCTGATCGGCTTCCTGCTCTCCGACAAGGCACGCTTCATCGTGGGCTCGATCTTCTTCGTCGATGGCGGGACCGACGCCCTGCTCCGCGCCGACGACTTCCCGTCGCCCTGGATCATCCAGGGCTAG
- a CDS encoding DEAD/DEAH box helicase family protein, whose product MAAKIRFRAWQKEALAKLESRVHSSFLAVATPGAGKTTFALGAIRRALVRREVRRCVVVVPTQHLKLQWALAAERFDIHLDPEWSSSDGTLPSDVHGVAVTYQQVAANPLALRRLVSQAFIVLDEVHHAADARSWGDGIRHAFEGAPVRLCLSGTPFRSDQSAIPFVRYVGEEAHADYEYGYGEALRDRKVVRPVYFPRINGQMEWTAPDGSTHAASFDDPVGRTRASQRLRAALDVEGEWLPAVLVKAHRQVMHLRQSDPRAAGLVIAIDQDHARGIAKLLTDRCGVRATIATSDDPSASRKIADFTDGSDPWIVAVRMVSEGVDIPRLKVGVYATNTITDLFFRQAVGRLVRTTASARQQRAYMFIPDDPRLRAFAGGIAEQRRHSLRKPERPDDELFDEPPEERAAPEMDQMSLFTVIKAVPLDEHGNPLDEKPLEDPEAEAAPAPIDEEESIPGLVGEDDDAPTPAPFTLTAQEFDDPVPTPEPSPIVAQSPRSKKRRLREQNSAIVRALVHKTRLGHAQVNAELNKRVGLKRVTEATVVQLEKRLEAARRWLERS is encoded by the coding sequence GTGGCGGCGAAGATCCGCTTTCGCGCCTGGCAGAAAGAGGCGCTCGCCAAGCTCGAATCCCGTGTGCATTCGAGCTTCCTCGCCGTCGCGACCCCGGGTGCGGGCAAAACGACGTTCGCCCTCGGCGCCATTCGCCGGGCGCTCGTCCGACGCGAAGTCCGGCGCTGCGTCGTCGTCGTGCCGACCCAGCACCTGAAGCTGCAGTGGGCGCTCGCGGCCGAACGCTTCGACATCCATCTCGACCCCGAGTGGTCGTCGTCCGACGGGACCTTGCCCTCGGATGTCCATGGGGTGGCGGTGACCTACCAGCAGGTCGCAGCGAACCCGCTCGCGCTGCGACGGCTGGTCTCGCAGGCCTTCATCGTCCTCGACGAGGTCCACCACGCCGCCGATGCCCGCTCCTGGGGCGACGGCATCCGGCACGCCTTCGAAGGCGCCCCCGTCCGGCTCTGCCTCTCGGGCACCCCCTTCCGCTCCGACCAGAGCGCGATTCCCTTCGTCCGGTACGTCGGCGAGGAGGCCCACGCCGACTATGAATACGGCTATGGCGAGGCGCTACGCGACCGGAAGGTCGTTCGGCCCGTCTACTTTCCGCGGATCAACGGCCAGATGGAGTGGACGGCCCCGGACGGGTCGACCCACGCCGCGAGCTTCGACGATCCCGTCGGCCGGACCCGCGCGAGCCAGCGGCTGCGGGCGGCCCTCGACGTCGAGGGCGAATGGCTCCCCGCCGTCCTCGTGAAGGCCCACCGCCAGGTCATGCACCTGCGCCAGTCCGATCCCCGCGCCGCCGGCCTCGTGATCGCGATCGACCAGGATCACGCGCGCGGGATCGCGAAGCTGCTCACGGATCGCTGCGGCGTCCGCGCGACGATCGCGACCTCCGACGACCCTTCCGCCTCCCGGAAGATCGCCGACTTCACCGACGGGAGCGATCCCTGGATCGTGGCCGTGCGGATGGTCTCCGAGGGCGTCGACATCCCGCGCCTCAAGGTCGGGGTCTACGCGACCAACACGATCACCGACCTCTTCTTCCGACAGGCCGTCGGGCGCCTCGTTCGCACGACCGCGTCTGCGCGGCAACAACGCGCCTACATGTTCATCCCCGACGATCCACGCCTGCGCGCCTTCGCCGGGGGAATCGCCGAGCAGCGCCGCCACTCGCTCCGCAAGCCGGAGCGCCCCGACGACGAGCTCTTCGACGAGCCGCCCGAGGAACGGGCCGCGCCCGAGATGGACCAGATGTCGCTGTTCACGGTGATCAAGGCGGTGCCCCTCGACGAGCACGGCAACCCCCTCGACGAGAAGCCCCTGGAAGACCCGGAGGCAGAGGCGGCCCCCGCCCCGATCGACGAAGAGGAGTCGATCCCCGGCCTCGTGGGCGAGGACGACGACGCGCCGACGCCCGCTCCCTTCACCCTGACGGCCCAGGAGTTCGACGATCCGGTTCCGACCCCGGAGCCCAGCCCGATCGTGGCCCAGTCGCCGCGCTCGAAGAAGCGGCGGCTGCGGGAGCAGAACAGCGCGATCGTCCGCGCCCTCGTTCACAAGACACGGCTCGGTCACGCGCAGGTGAATGCCGAGCTGAACAAGCGCGTCGGGCTGAAGCGCGTGACGGAGGCGACCGTCGTGCAGCTGGAGAAGCGCCTCGAAGCGGCGCGACGCTGGCTCGAGCGGAGCTAG
- a CDS encoding alcohol dehydrogenase catalytic domain-containing protein codes for MRQLFCTGHRRLEWRELPDPALRTDEDAIVRPIAVARCEIDLPLVHGAFGLERPFTLGHEAIGEIVELGGAVQGLEIGDRVAISFQVSCGRCGPCVRGRSALCDTYPTLSDYGMEPLSGHEYGGMLASLAYVPHAEAMLTRIPSDCAPAALASLPDNVLDGYRTVRDGLTLQPEGDVLVVEHGSPAIALYAVQSAFALGAKRVVLAGRDPAAIALAERLGAEGCAWSPGQRIGRFPTVSDCGNSPEGFAYAVDAAAPGATLHSASYILGEASPLPLGKLYTLGLRLEIGRADSAALLPEVMRLVSAGTLSPEEVTTIEVPWEEAADAWLEPAIKLVVTDDEGRTLRAPTAR; via the coding sequence ATGCGACAGCTCTTCTGTACCGGACATCGACGACTCGAATGGCGCGAGCTTCCCGACCCCGCGCTCCGCACCGACGAGGACGCGATCGTGCGCCCGATCGCGGTGGCGCGCTGCGAGATCGACCTGCCCCTCGTTCATGGCGCCTTCGGCCTCGAGCGGCCCTTCACGCTCGGTCACGAGGCGATCGGCGAGATCGTCGAGCTGGGCGGCGCCGTCCAGGGCCTCGAGATCGGCGACCGGGTCGCCATCTCGTTCCAGGTCTCCTGCGGCCGCTGCGGCCCCTGCGTTCGGGGCCGCTCCGCGCTCTGCGACACGTACCCGACCCTCTCGGACTACGGAATGGAGCCGCTCTCGGGCCACGAGTACGGCGGCATGCTCGCGAGCCTCGCGTACGTGCCGCACGCCGAGGCGATGCTCACGCGGATCCCGTCGGACTGCGCTCCCGCCGCGCTGGCCAGCCTCCCGGACAACGTCCTCGACGGCTACCGGACCGTTCGCGACGGACTGACGCTCCAGCCGGAGGGCGACGTGCTCGTGGTGGAACACGGCTCCCCCGCGATCGCGCTCTACGCGGTCCAGTCGGCCTTCGCCCTCGGCGCGAAACGCGTGGTCCTGGCGGGACGCGACCCGGCGGCGATCGCCCTCGCGGAACGGCTCGGCGCGGAGGGCTGCGCCTGGTCCCCCGGCCAGCGGATCGGCCGCTTCCCGACGGTCTCCGACTGCGGCAACTCGCCGGAGGGCTTCGCCTACGCCGTCGATGCCGCGGCGCCGGGCGCAACACTCCATAGCGCGTCCTACATCCTGGGAGAGGCGAGTCCGCTGCCGCTCGGCAAGCTCTATACCCTCGGGCTCCGGCTCGAGATCGGTCGCGCCGACTCGGCCGCTCTCCTCCCCGAAGTGATGCGTCTCGTTTCCGCGGGGACGCTCTCGCCCGAGGAGGTCACGACGATCGAGGTGCCCTGGGAAGAGGCGGCGGACGCCTGGCTCGAGCCTGCGATCAAGCTCGTCGTGACCGACGACGAGGGCCGGACCCTTCGCGCGCCGACGGCGCGATGA
- a CDS encoding DUF3604 domain-containing protein, whose translation MRIVSPIPLDAVARALLLALACAAPPAAADDPAVPDEATARSAAPAPLAPYSTPAHAPIPRTPLWGDTHLHTRLSQDAYSFGVTLDSDDAYRFAKGETLVATHGQKARLDRPLDFLVIADHANGLGSMDALVAGNEKLLANDRLKEWRRLLVEVGGAKAGLAISEEGRMQGWPTELNDPEIVAPAWSQVVEAAERHNAPGRFTAFIGYEWTSWPGGSNLHRVVVYRDGADRLKDRLPFSAFMSDDPEDLWAALGRYEAETGGKVLAIPHNGNLSNGLMFLPETRAGEPIDADYAKRRARWEPLVEVTQIKGDGETHPFLSPDDEFADYESWDLANFAGVPKTDDMFQYEYARSALRVGLRLYGELGVNPFRFGMIGSTDSHTALATADEANFFGKHSAGQEPSARRPTSPVGHSGDITIMGWQQAASGYAAVWATENTREAIWDAMARREVYATTGPRITLRFFGGWAFGDEDADASDPARLGYAKGVPMGGALGERPRGSVPSFLIAAQRDPIGANLDRLQVVKGWRDASGETHERVYDIDWSKNDPNRRDRRRIRRNGKLDPVGDTRDLANASYTNAIGAAELSTVWRDPDFDPAEAAFYYVRVLEIPTPRWSDYDAAAFGAALPDEAKAIVNQDRAYSSPIWYTPPTEGG comes from the coding sequence GTGCGAATCGTTTCCCCGATCCCTCTGGACGCCGTCGCGCGCGCCCTCCTGCTGGCCCTCGCCTGCGCCGCGCCGCCCGCCGCCGCGGACGACCCCGCCGTCCCGGACGAAGCCACCGCCCGATCCGCCGCCCCCGCGCCGCTGGCGCCGTACTCGACGCCTGCCCATGCGCCGATCCCCCGGACGCCGCTCTGGGGCGATACCCACCTCCACACCCGCCTCTCCCAGGATGCCTACAGCTTCGGTGTGACCCTCGACTCCGACGACGCCTACCGCTTCGCGAAGGGGGAGACCCTCGTCGCGACCCACGGCCAGAAGGCCCGCCTGGACCGACCGCTCGACTTCCTCGTGATCGCCGATCACGCCAACGGCCTGGGCTCGATGGACGCACTCGTCGCCGGCAACGAGAAGCTCCTCGCCAACGACCGGCTGAAGGAGTGGCGCCGCCTGCTGGTCGAGGTCGGCGGCGCGAAGGCGGGCCTCGCGATCTCCGAGGAGGGCCGAATGCAGGGCTGGCCCACCGAGCTGAACGATCCCGAGATCGTCGCTCCCGCCTGGAGCCAGGTCGTCGAGGCCGCCGAACGCCACAACGCGCCGGGCCGCTTCACCGCGTTCATCGGGTACGAGTGGACGTCCTGGCCCGGCGGCAGCAACCTGCACCGCGTCGTCGTCTATCGCGACGGCGCCGATCGTCTGAAGGACCGCCTCCCCTTCTCGGCGTTCATGAGCGACGACCCCGAGGACCTCTGGGCCGCGCTCGGGCGCTACGAGGCGGAGACCGGTGGGAAGGTCCTGGCGATTCCGCACAACGGCAACCTCTCGAACGGCCTGATGTTCCTCCCCGAAACCCGGGCGGGCGAGCCGATCGATGCCGACTACGCGAAGCGACGCGCGCGCTGGGAGCCGCTCGTCGAGGTCACCCAGATCAAGGGCGACGGCGAGACCCACCCCTTCCTCTCGCCGGACGACGAGTTCGCCGACTACGAGAGCTGGGACCTCGCGAACTTCGCCGGCGTGCCGAAGACCGACGACATGTTCCAGTACGAATACGCGCGCTCGGCGCTCCGGGTCGGCCTGCGACTCTACGGCGAGCTCGGCGTGAACCCCTTCCGCTTCGGCATGATCGGCTCGACGGATTCCCATACTGCGCTCGCAACCGCCGACGAAGCCAACTTCTTCGGCAAGCACAGCGCGGGGCAGGAGCCGAGCGCACGGCGCCCCACGAGCCCCGTCGGCCACTCCGGGGACATCACGATCATGGGCTGGCAGCAGGCCGCCTCGGGCTATGCCGCGGTCTGGGCGACGGAGAACACGCGCGAGGCGATCTGGGACGCGATGGCCCGGCGCGAGGTCTACGCGACCACGGGGCCGCGAATCACGCTGCGTTTCTTCGGGGGCTGGGCCTTCGGCGACGAGGACGCCGACGCCTCGGACCCCGCGCGGCTCGGCTACGCGAAGGGCGTGCCGATGGGCGGGGCGCTCGGCGAGAGGCCCCGCGGCAGCGTGCCCTCCTTCCTGATCGCCGCCCAGCGCGACCCGATCGGCGCGAACCTCGATCGTCTCCAGGTCGTGAAGGGATGGCGAGACGCGTCCGGCGAGACCCACGAGCGGGTCTACGACATCGACTGGTCGAAGAACGATCCGAATCGACGGGACCGTCGCCGCATCCGCCGAAACGGGAAGCTCGATCCGGTCGGCGACACCCGTGATCTCGCGAACGCGAGCTACACCAACGCCATCGGAGCGGCGGAGCTGTCGACGGTCTGGCGCGACCCGGACTTCGATCCCGCCGAGGCGGCCTTCTACTACGTCCGTGTCCTCGAGATTCCGACGCCGCGCTGGAGCGACTACGACGCAGCGGCCTTCGGCGCGGCGCTCCCCGACGAGGCGAAGGCGATCGTCAACCAGGACCGCGCCTACTCGTCGCCGATCTGGTACACGCCGCCGACCGAAGGCGGCTAG
- a CDS encoding LysR family transcriptional regulator produces MPESSRSEAPSDRAAAPTAELASPQALRAFLETAERGSFKAASGALGLSPSALSRQIQSLE; encoded by the coding sequence ATGCCGGAATCGTCCCGTAGCGAGGCGCCCTCCGACCGTGCTGCGGCGCCGACCGCGGAACTGGCGTCGCCGCAGGCGCTGCGCGCGTTCCTGGAGACCGCCGAGCGCGGCAGCTTCAAGGCGGCGTCGGGGGCCCTCGGCCTCTCGCCCTCGGCCCTGAGTCGACAGATCCAGTCCCTCGAATAA
- a CDS encoding NADP-dependent isocitrate dehydrogenase, with protein sequence MSQSPPIIYTWTDEAPALATYAFLPVIRAFAGATGVPVETRDISLAGRILAVFPEALTPEQREADGLAELGELVKTPEANVIKLPNISASIPQMKAAIAELQGKGYALPDYPDEPANADEEKIKATYDSVKGSAVNPVLREGNSDRRAPNAVKEYARQNPHRMGAWAADSKTHVSTMSDGDFRHNEQSVTIDAATSVSIVHTSSDGEKTVLKENIELLPGEIMDSTRMSKKALVAFLGEQIDDAKAKGILFSLHMKATMMKVSDPIIFGHAVRAFYAPVFAKHGATFEKLGVDPNQGFGDVESKIATLPDAEREAIEADIKACYAERPAMAMVNSDKGITNLHVPSDIIIDASMPPMIRDSGGMWNPDGDLQDCKAVIPDSSYAGVYQAVVEDCQANGAYDPTTMGTVPNVGLMAQKAQEYGSHDKTFEVAADGKIEIIDAGGDVLMSHDVEEGDIWRACQVKDAAVKDWVKLAVTRARATGWPAVFWLDATRAHDAQLIKKIEQYLPEHDTSGLQIEIMTPIDATRFSVERIRRGENTISVTGNVLRDYLTDLFPILEIGTSAKMLSIVPLMNGGGLFETGAGGSAPKHVQQFEEEGHLRWDSLGEFLALAASLDHLGEHFDNGAARLLGKTLDAATAQLLLNAKAPSRKVHEIDNRGSQFYLAMYWAQAVAGQTEDPELATRFEPIAKALADAEDTIMGELNGAQGPPQDVGGYYRPDFDTATAAMRPSATFNGIIDGI encoded by the coding sequence ATGAGCCAGTCCCCGCCGATCATCTACACCTGGACCGACGAGGCCCCCGCCCTCGCGACCTACGCCTTCCTGCCCGTGATTCGGGCCTTCGCCGGCGCGACCGGGGTGCCCGTCGAGACCCGGGACATCTCCCTCGCCGGTCGGATCCTGGCGGTCTTCCCCGAGGCCCTCACCCCCGAGCAGCGCGAAGCGGACGGCCTCGCCGAACTCGGGGAGCTCGTGAAGACGCCCGAAGCCAACGTGATCAAGCTGCCGAACATCTCGGCCTCGATCCCGCAGATGAAGGCCGCGATCGCCGAGCTGCAGGGCAAGGGATACGCCCTCCCCGACTACCCGGACGAGCCGGCGAACGCCGACGAAGAGAAGATCAAGGCGACCTACGACTCCGTGAAGGGCTCCGCCGTGAACCCGGTCCTTCGCGAAGGCAACTCGGATCGCCGCGCGCCGAACGCGGTCAAGGAGTACGCCCGCCAGAACCCGCACCGCATGGGTGCCTGGGCCGCCGACTCCAAGACCCACGTGTCCACCATGAGCGACGGCGACTTCCGTCACAACGAGCAGTCCGTCACGATCGACGCGGCGACGAGCGTCTCGATCGTACACACCAGCTCCGACGGAGAGAAGACGGTACTCAAGGAGAACATCGAGCTGCTTCCCGGCGAGATCATGGACTCGACCCGGATGAGCAAGAAGGCGCTGGTCGCCTTTCTCGGCGAGCAGATCGACGACGCGAAGGCGAAGGGGATCCTCTTCTCGCTCCACATGAAGGCGACGATGATGAAGGTCTCCGACCCGATCATCTTCGGCCACGCCGTCAGGGCGTTCTACGCGCCGGTCTTCGCAAAGCACGGCGCGACCTTCGAGAAGCTCGGCGTCGACCCGAACCAGGGCTTCGGTGACGTCGAGTCGAAGATCGCGACGCTCCCGGATGCCGAGCGCGAGGCGATCGAAGCGGACATCAAGGCGTGTTATGCGGAGCGCCCCGCGATGGCGATGGTCAACTCCGACAAGGGGATCACGAACCTGCACGTCCCGTCGGACATCATCATCGACGCGTCGATGCCGCCGATGATCCGCGACTCGGGCGGTATGTGGAACCCGGACGGCGATCTGCAGGACTGCAAGGCCGTGATCCCGGACTCGAGCTACGCGGGCGTCTACCAGGCGGTCGTCGAGGACTGCCAGGCGAACGGCGCCTACGACCCGACGACGATGGGGACGGTTCCGAACGTCGGCCTGATGGCCCAGAAGGCCCAGGAATACGGCTCCCACGACAAGACCTTCGAGGTCGCGGCCGACGGCAAGATCGAGATCATCGACGCCGGCGGAGACGTCCTCATGTCCCACGACGTCGAGGAAGGCGACATCTGGCGTGCCTGCCAGGTGAAGGACGCCGCCGTCAAGGACTGGGTGAAGCTCGCCGTGACCCGCGCGCGCGCCACCGGCTGGCCGGCCGTTTTCTGGCTCGACGCGACGCGCGCCCACGACGCCCAGCTGATCAAGAAGATCGAGCAGTACCTGCCCGAGCACGACACGAGCGGGCTGCAGATCGAGATCATGACGCCGATCGACGCCACGCGATTCTCCGTCGAGCGCATCCGCCGCGGCGAGAACACGATCTCCGTCACGGGCAACGTCCTTCGCGACTACCTGACCGACCTCTTCCCGATCCTCGAGATCGGCACGTCGGCCAAGATGCTCTCGATCGTGCCCCTGATGAACGGCGGCGGCCTCTTCGAGACCGGCGCCGGCGGCTCGGCCCCGAAGCACGTGCAGCAGTTCGAGGAGGAGGGACACCTCCGCTGGGACTCGCTCGGCGAGTTCCTCGCGCTCGCGGCCTCGCTCGACCACCTCGGCGAGCACTTCGACAACGGCGCGGCGCGGCTGCTCGGCAAGACCCTCGACGCGGCCACGGCCCAGCTGCTCCTCAACGCGAAGGCCCCGTCCCGGAAGGTCCACGAGATCGACAACCGCGGCAGCCAGTTCTACCTCGCGATGTACTGGGCCCAGGCGGTCGCGGGACAGACCGAGGATCCGGAGCTCGCTACGCGCTTCGAGCCGATCGCGAAGGCCCTGGCCGACGCCGAGGACACGATCATGGGCGAGCTCAACGGTGCCCAGGGTCCGCCCCAGGACGTCGGCGGGTACTACCGCCCGGACTTCGACACGGCGACGGCGGCCATGCGACCGAGCGCGACGTTCAACGGGATCATCGACGGGATCTGA